A window of Cervus elaphus chromosome 23, mCerEla1.1, whole genome shotgun sequence genomic DNA:
CAGGACAAGTAACTATGATGTCACAACCCATCGATTACAATACCTGATTCTACCAGGAGTTCAGAAAATACAGCTTACTTTTAAGAGTTTCTGGATGCGGTGTCCTAATTTTATTGCTTCCCTGTCCCAAGCTTCATCTAAGCTCCCACGTCACAGGGCGGAGTGAGCTTGGGTTAAACCTTGACAGCAAATATGTGGTGTCTCTACCAACATCAACCGATTCCCCAGACACCTGCTGGGCGTCCCCCAGTCAATTGACGCCTGATATGAAATCCGTGCAGTTAGTGCAGATCCCACAGGTCTCAAGACTGTCCTCACTTTAGTGCCAGTCATGTGTTCCCTTGTTACTCACACTTGTGACCAAACGGCTAAAATGTGGAGGTTCCATGACCCCACTTCCAAGTTTaacaactgaatggaactgatgaCAAAACTTAGGAAAACCCTTACTGTTCTCAGATGAATATAcctgaaaaattcacaaatagTGAAATGGAGGAGATGTGTAGGGCAAAGGGGGAGTGGAGGTGTGTGGAGCCTCCGTGCCTCAATGAGCACAGCGCCCTCACATCACGTACTTGTGCTCACCACCCGGGAAACTctctgaattttaatatttttacattttttgagaTTTCAAGAAATAGGCTTATTGATTGAATCACTGGCCACTGGCCATTGGCCAGTGGTGACTGATCTCAGTCTCAgtgccctttcctctccccagaggtacagaaagagaaaaccttTGTTCTTCTCATTGAGTATTAAGTGTTGAGTATTGAGTGTTGAGTATTGGGTGTTGGGAACTCCTCTAACTGTATGGTTCTTGAGGTGTGCCCTGGAAACCACCACGTGACCTATGAAGGAAAGTAAATTTCAAGAGTTTCAGGAGGCCTGGTCCATGAAACAGGATAAGGATCAAACATGGATAAGATAATAACAGTCAAAAAAAGACAAGGGGGAGGGCCTGGAGACTTAAGCAATATTGTATCAGTCTTGGTCCCACAGCCTCCCACACAAGGGTTGTGtttcttgctctccctgcagtTGCTCTCCTCCATGGTTCCACATCTTTTGATTAGTTTTAATAATAGAGGAATAACCATTAtttgataaagaaatatttttacttgTCCAAAGCAAGTAGGCAgagaaatttttttcagattaataCACCATAGTGGAAAATGGACAAATCTGGCCATGAAATGTGAGTAAACTATTTACATACATGATTCATCATCTGTTCAAAGAACTCATGTAACATGTTTTCCctgttcagatgaggaaactgcagaTGACTTGCCCCAGGACACAGTCACGTGGGTAATAGGGTCAGGATAAGATACTGTGAGGTCACAACCCATCTGATACACTGCCTGATTCTGCTAGGAACTTGAAAGTACAGATAACTGGTAAGTGTTTCTGGTGTAGTGTCCTACTTTCCCTACTCACCTCTCCCCAAGCCTCATGTGAGCCCTCAAATCACAAGGGAAGGCGAGTCTGTGTTTTTCCCTGAAGCGGAATACGTGGTTTCTGCACTAACACCATCTGATTCCCAACACCCAATGGGAGAACCACAGTTAACTGACTTCTGACACAAAATCTGTGGAGTTTGGGCCGATGCCACAGGTTGAGGGATCTAGATTGTCCTCTCTTCAGATGCCAGCCAAGTGGTCTTGAGTCACTCATGCTTCTGACCAAGTGACTAAAAATGAGAGTTTCCGTGACCCCAACTCCATGCACAATAATCAGTAGAACCGGTAACTGATCTCAGGAAAACTCCAATTGTTCTCAATCAATGTACAGGATaaaattcagaaagaatgaaatggagGAGCTCTGTAGGGCAAAGGGGGAGTGGAGATGTGCGAAGCCTCCATGTCCTGGTTAGATGAGCACCCTCATATAACCTCCTTTTGTTACCGTCCTGAACGCTCTCTCAATGCCAATATTAATGAATTCTTATTGAGGTTTCACTAAATAGGCATGTTGATCAAATCGTTGGCCAGTGGTAACTGATCTCAATCTCAGTGCCCTCCCTTTTCCCCATAGAAGCAGAAAGTTcaaacctttctttcttttatgtattGCTTTAGCCACTTCATTTGCTAAACCGGATCCTGCTTTGACAATCTTGGCACCTATGAAAGACAAAAATTCCACAATTTTCAGGAGTCTTAGACCATGAACTGGGACAAGGTTCAAATATGGATAATAAAATGATAGTCAAAAGTGGACAAGGCAAAAGGCCTGGAGACTTTGCTAACATTAAATCAGCTTTGTCCCAGGAGCCAGCCACACAGGGCTGTGTTTCATGCTTCCCCTGCAATTGCTCTGCTCAGTGATCCCAGGTCTTTGTGATTTATTATTACAGTAGAGGGATAATCATTATCTGACACATAAATATTCTTTCTCACCCCAAAGCAGTAGGtagaaatatcttttcaaatgaacatATCCTGGTGGAAAATGAGCAAAACTGGCCATGAAATGTAAATAAACTCTTTATATTTATGACTGGTAATATGTTCAAAGAACCCATGTAACAGATATCTGCTGTTCAGATGAGGGAACCACAGATGATTTTCCCCAGGACACATGGCATGtgggtggcagagtcaggacaAGATACTGCCCTGTCACAATCCATTTGATATACTACCCTGTTCTCCCAGGAACTCTGAACATATCGATAAGTGCTGAGAGCTTCTGGGTGCAGTGTCCTACTTTCATTACTCCCCTGTCCCCAGGACTCACCTGAGCTCCCAAAGCTCAGGGAGAGTGAGTCTGGGTTTCCCTGGCACCAAATCTGTGGTGTCTCTAGAAACAACTTGCAATTCCTCCAAACACCCACTGCGTGTCCAACAAGGCAATTTAATTCTGATAGAAATCCGGGGAGTTAGTACAGATTCTGCATATTGAGGGCTCAAACTTTCCTCAGCTCAGATGATAGCCATCTTGTCCCAATTCACTCATGATTTGACAAAGTGTCTAAAACTGGGAAGTTCCATTACCCTACCTCGGTGTTCAATAACGCAATAGATCTGACGACCAAACTCAGGAAGACCACTGTCAATAGGGATCTCACGTTATCATAAAGGATAAATCTTGGCACAGCAATGTGAGTGAGATGTGCAGGGCAAAGTGGAAGTGGAGGTGTGGGGAGCCTCCATGTCCTAGAGAACACGGGACCCTCACATCACCGCCATGTGTTACCACCCCAAATGCTCTCTGAATCACATATTTAGGGATTCTTATTGAGGTTTCACTGAACAGGCATTTTGATTGAATCGTTGGCCAGTGGTGCCTGTTCTCAATCTCAgtgccctctcctctccccagagtTGCAGAAAGTTCCCACCTTTAGACACACCATCGATGATATTTTTAATCAGATCTTTTGTTGAATGCTTCTCACGTCCCTGTCTATGGCTTGTCTCCAGACCTATGAAAGACAGTAAATTCAGAGAGTTTCAGGAGACCTGGGCCATGAACCAAGGCAAGGATCAAATATGGAGAATAAAAGAATAGTCAACAGTGGACAAGGCAGGATACAAATATGTATAGTAAAGTAATAGTCAAAAGGGGACAAGGGAAAGGGCCTGGAGACTTTACTAATACTGTATCAACCTTGGTCCCAGAAGGCAACCACACAGGGCTGTGTTTCTTGTTTTCTCTGCTATGGCTCTGCTCATTCATCCCAGgtctttctgattatttttcataaataaaggAACACTCATTATTTGACACCCAAATATTCTTTCTTGCCCAGGACTGGTAGGTAGACAAATTATTTTCAGATGAATTAACACATCCCGGTTAAAAATGCACAAAGTTCACCACCTGCAAAGAGTTGAAATGTATTTCACCTCTTTATATTCATGACTGGTAATCtaatcaaatcagtcagtctgaAAGGCagttaaccctgaatattcataggaaaggctaatgctgaggctgaagctccaatactgtggccacctgatacaaagaactgattcactggaaaagaccccgatgctgggaaagattgattgaaggcaggaggagaaggggatggcagaggatgagatggttggatggcatcactgactcaatggacatgagtttgagcaagctctgggagatggtgaagcacagggaaacccggtgtgctgcagtccaaggggtcgcaaagagttggacacgactgagcaactgaaggaaAACAACAAATTTGCTCAAAAACCCATGTAACGTGTATCCCCtgttcagatgagaaaattgcAGATGAGTTGCCCAGGAAACATGGCATGTGGGCGGCAGGGCCAGGACAAGGTACTATCACGTACAACACATTGGATACACTGCCTGATTCTGCCAGGAACTCGGAAAATACAGATAACCGAGAACAGTTTTTGGGTGCCATGTGTACTTTTGTTGCTCCCCACTTTTGGAGCATCACTTGAGCCCCGAGATCATAGGGGAGAGTGAGTCTAGGTTTCCCTGACACAAAATATGTGGTGCCTCTACCAATAGAAACCAATTCCCAAACAGCCACTAGGTGCCCAGCAAGAAATTCACTTCTGTTTCAAATCCATGGAGTTACTGCAGATTCTGCAGGTTGAGTGCTTAAGAATCTCCTCAGCTCAGATGCCAGTCATGATGTCCTGAGTCACTCATGCTTGTGACCCAATGGCTAAAATCAGGGCCTCTATGACCCCACCTTCAAATTCAACTACTGAACAGAATTGGCGGCTGACCCTAAGAAAACCCTTGCTTGCTATTCCCAGATtaatatgcaaaacaaaactcaagGCAGCTCAAGGGAGGAGACGTGCAGGGCACAGGGGGAGTGGAGGTGTACCCAGGCCCCATGCTCTAGTGAGcacaggactttcacagcatcttcctgTGTCCACCATCCTGCAAGCTCTCTGGACCCAGTAGTTATGTACTTCTTTCCAGGCATGTTGGTTGGATTATCTGCCATTGGTGATTGATCTCACTCTCAGTTCCCTCCCCTGTCCTCTGAGGTGCTGGAGTGAGAGGTGGTGAAATCTGTACCCTTTAAATGGGTGTTTGAGGTTTCTTGAAGACCAGCCCCATCTTGAAGGTATCTTGAGTCACCTTTAGTGACTCATCTCATAACCTCAAGTCTCTCACCTCAAGTCAGAAAATTTCAAGAGGTTTAAGAGGCCTTGGCCAAGTCATGAGAAGGATCAAATATGGATCTTTTTATTACTACACTATAGTGAGGTTCAGGGACAATGCAGGGACCAAGAATAGAGAGTCTCACAAATGGGGTTCATAATCTGGTAGATTTAggtgggatatatatatatttaacatatttccTCATGAGAGTCATAATGTCAGTGGAGTTCAAAGCTTGCAACctaagccttccctggtggtccagtagttaagaatccacctgccaacgcagggaacaAGGAttggtccctggtttgggaagattccatgtgcctcaTTGCAACTAAGCaggtgaaccacaactactgaacccagaTGCCTCAAGCCCCGGCTCTGcaaccacgatgagaagcccacacaccacaaccagagtAGCCCTTGTAACTAGACAATGTCATCGCATAGCCAGCAAGTCCAAGgcagcaaaaccaaacaaacaaaaatcctgcCCAACGTGAcaagagaaatccagaaaggGTTGGCAGCACCCACCCCACacctgccctgcccctttccATAGACTTCCATCATTTCCCTCCAGTCTGTAGAGGGGAGGTGAGGCTGGACCTACCTTCATCCTGGGTATGGTGTATATTCAGCGGGGTGCTGTCCACCAGGATAACCAGGAGGACGAGAAGGGCTGCGGAGAGGCAGAGCCGTCTCATCTTGGTGGCCTTGCAGGAGGGCTCCTGAGGATGCTGGGGATGCACTGAGCTTTAATATCCTGGCTGAGGGGTGGGGTCAGGtgatggggaggggagtgggcaaGGGGAGGAGCTGGGTCAGTCCTGTTTATTGCATAATCTCCCTACAAAATTATGCCTCTGGCTTCTCTCTGTAGGGGCCTAAAGTCCAGTAAAAGTACTTCTCAGATTTGACTCTCCCTGTGGGTCTCCTCTAAACAGAGATAGTGATTCTAATATGTCCACTCAGGGAGCGTCCCCGGGCCTAGAGCAGCACATGGCACATGATGGACGGTCAGTGAGTGGATGCGACAAATCACAGGACCTACAAGTGAATAGCAGTGTGTGAGCCCACGTCCTCCTTTCAGCCTCCTGCACGTATCATCTCACCTGGACCTCAGTGCCCTGACCCCCTCACCTAGCTCAGATGACAGGTGTGACACAGGTCACCTTCCTGCAACACTGTCACAGCTTCCCCACTGGATGGACACTTACTCTTGACCAGACACTGGTCCAGGGAGGAACTTAGCTGGGGAAGCTGATGTCCTCCTGGGCTGTAACCCTCCAGTGTGTTCACTCTGGTCACAGCATGAGCACTGGAACCATGGAATATGGAGGGAATACTGATGCTGTCACTATAAAGAAATATCAATTTGGTCTTCTTCCTATTCTTGGCACAGAACTCCTAACACCGCTGGAGTTTCCTGAGAGATGAGAGAAACAAGGAGACTTCTGTCATGTGAGGGAGATGACTGGTAAACACTCAGCCTAAACCAAGGAAGGAGTGTGTTATCAGGGTAACCAACACTTGATTGGGGGAGTGGGAATTTTCATTTCCACCTTTCCTCTTTCCCTGCCCCCACACCTCAGGGAGGGGTGAGAGGTGGAGGGTGAATCCATCACAAATGCCTGAAGATTGAAGGATTTGTGACGAAGCCTCCACAGAAACCTCAACAGAGCAAGTCATTTATGATCTAAAAAACTGAGATCTACTCAAGGAACAACACGGGTACACACTCCACCATGGCTCACTGGACCCCTGCAGCAGCCTGCCCAGGGGCCTTTGTCTCTGCTCTTATTTCCGAGGAGCCACTCTCCACTCTGCAGACTCAGGGATCCTCTAAAAACTTGAGTCCTATCACATGGCTTCCATGACCAATCCCTCAGTGACTCCTCAGCTCTCCCAGAGTCGAATTCGGATTCCAATAAAGTCCTACAAGGCTCCTCACGTCCTGCCCCCATGGCCTGTCTGCCTCATCCccttccactcccctcccctcacccactcAGCTCCAGCCACCCTGGTCCTGGCTGCTGCTCAAACACACCAGGCTCATTTTTGGCGGCCTCTGCTCAAGGCCTCCTTATTCCAGAGTGTTTCCCTCACCCTCTATAGTCTCCTGAATGCCCATCACTCTCTTTCTTCACAACACTCATCACCGCCTGGCAAGGATTTTCCCTCTGTCTTCATTGTCTGTATCCCTCTTAGAAGGCATATTATTTTACTATACTTTGTTTACAGCTGTTTTCCTACACCAAGAAATATGCCTTCTGGGACAAAAATCCTAAGTATATGATACATATTTGTCATGTAAATGAATCTCCCATGTCATCCTTATTTCAAGTGCACAATCATTGAAAACTCTGGATATAATAATATTCCTTATATTCTATCTGATGATGAAACCtgtatatatataagtgtatatatatatatatatatatatatatatatacacccatatttatgtatatatagatgTGATGAAACCTGTCTCTCCCTATGTacctgtatgtatatgtatatatagcttccctcatggctcagtggtaaagattatctgca
This region includes:
- the LOC122681119 gene encoding trophoblast Kunitz domain protein 1-like, with protein sequence MRRLCLSAALLVLLVILVDSTPLNIHHTQDEGLETSHRQGREKHSTKDLIKNIIDGVSKGAKIVKAGSGLANEVAKAIHKRKKGHVVVSRAHLKNHTVRGVPNTQYSTLNTQHLILNEKNKADSRPDFCLKPKVVGIGKASMRRYFYNAKTGHCEPFTYGGIRGNKNNFLTLGDCRKTCHPKAQSLW